The genomic window CCCCGAGGGTCGTGACGGGGGACCGGCCGGCCACGCGCGCGGCCAGCCGGTCGAGCGCCTCGAGGTCGAGGCCGGCCACCGTCTGCTCGATGGAGCGCGCCTCGTGGAAGGCGATCTTCGCGGCGAGGTCCTCGAGGGAGTCCCCGGCGTCGATCTGGCCCTGGGCGACGCCGGCTCGCTCGTGCTCGAGGCTGGAGCGGGACAGGTCGCGGGCCAGGGCGAGCCGCAGGTCCGGCAGGCCCCGGTAGCCCAGGGATCGGGCGAAGCGGACGACGCTGGCCTGGGAGACGCCGGCCTGCCGCGCGAGGGAGGCGGCGGTGGCGGACAGGACCCCCTCGGGCTGCTCGAGGAGGGTCGCGGCGAGGGCGTCCTCGGTGGAGGACATGCCGGGACGTGCGCGGCGGATGCGCTCGATGACGCCGGCGGACTCGGCTCCGGGACCGGTGCTCACGGGTCCTCCCTTCTCGTCCCTGACGCGGGGCGGGACCAGGATGCGCGTCGTCACGCGGGGGTGACTCGCGGGACGCGCCGATGAAACAACGTTCCACATACTAGTGAACAGATGTAGTCTTGCGTCACCCCAAGGGCAACGACGCCGAGAGGAAACAGGATGGCCGATCCCACCAGCGATCCCGCAGCCGCACCGGCCGGCGACTCCGACTCCGTCGCCCGGCTCCACCTGAGCACCACCGAGCAGCGCAACCCCGCCTCCGCCGACCTCGACCGCATGAGCGCCCTCGAGATCGTGCAGGTCATGAACGCCGAGGACCACAAGGTCGCCGACGCCGTCGAGCGCGCCCTCCCGCAGATCGCGCGGGCCGTCGACGCCGTCGTCGCCGGGATCCGGGCCGGGGGCCGCCTCATCTACATGGGGGCCGGCACCTCCGGACGGCTCGGCGTCCTCGACGCCGCCGAGTGCCCGCCCACCTTCCGCACCGACCCGGACCTCGTCGTCGGTCTCATCGCCGGCGGCGAGGGCGCCATGTTCCGGGCGGTCGAGGGCGCTGAGGACTTCGCCGAGCTCGGCGCGAGCGACCTCGACGAGCTCGGACTCACCGACCGCGACACCGTCGTCGGCATCGCCGCGTCCGGCCGCACCCCCTACGTCATCGGCGGCCTCGACCGCGCCCGTGAGCTCGGAGCCGCCACCGTGTCGGTCGCCTGCAACACCGGGGCGGCCGTCTCCCAGCACGCGCAGATCGCCATCGAGGTCGACAACGGGCCCGAGGTCGTCACCGGCTCGAGCCGCCTCAAGTCCGGGACCAGCCAGAAGCTGATCCTCAACATGATCTCGACCGCCGCGATGGTCCGGCTCGGCAAGGTCTACGGCAACCTCATGGTCGACGTCGCCCCCACCAACACCAAGCTCGTCGACCGCGCCGAGCGCATCGTCGTCGCCGCCACCGGCTGCTCCCGCGAGCAGGCCCGCGAGGCGCTCGCGGCCGCCGACGGCCACGCCAAGACCGCCATCGTCATGGTGGTCCGCGGGCTCGACGCCGACGCCGCCCGCGCCGCCCTCGACGAGGCCGAGGGCTTCGTCCGCACCGCCGTCGAGGCCGGCGGCACCTCGGACGGCGGCCCCGACGTGCCCGATGACGCGGCCTGACCAACACCCGCACACCACCGACTCGTCCCACCCCCACCCGCAAGGAGAAGCGCTCCGATGAACTACGACTCCCTCAGCCGCGAGATCCAGCGGCTCGCCGGCGGCCCTGGAAACGTCGCCTCCCACACGAACTGCATGACCCGCCTGCGCCTCAACGTCGTCGACCAGGCCAAGGTCGACGTCGACGCCATCAGGTCCCTCGACGGCGTGCTCGGCGTCGTCGGCGGGGACCAGGTCCAGGTCGTCGTCGGCCCCGGCCACGCCGAGCGCCTCCGACAGGCCTACGACGCCGTCGCCGGCGATGCCGGCTCAGCCGCCCTCGACGTCAACGAGGACCCTGAGCTCTCCGGCACCGCCGCCGACGGCACGACCCGTGGCGGCTCCGCCGGGGACGAGGACCTCGCCGCCAGCACCCACGCCAGGGTCAAGGCCCGCCAGACCAGCGCCGTGCAGCGCATGTTCCGCCACGTCGGCAACATCTTCATCCCGATCATCCCCGGCTTCATCGCCTGCGGCCTCGTCACCGCCATCGCGAACGTCTGGAAGATGATCGACCCGGGCATCGCCGCCAACGCCTGGTTCCTCGCCTTCGCTGGCATCGGATCCATCCTCGTGGGCGCCCTCTACTTCATCGTCGGCCACAACACCGCCAAGGAGTTCGGCGGCACCCCCACCATGGGCTTCATCGCCGGCGGCGTGCCCTACATGACCGCCCTCGCCGGCATCGCCGAGGTCACCGGCCCGGACGGCAAGGTGACCACCCCCGCCGTCCCGCTCACCATCCCCGTCTTCGGCCAGCTGGCGCCGGGCCTCGGCGGCATCATCGGCGTCATCATCACGGCCTGGGTGTTCACCCTCATCGAGAAGCAGGTGCGCAAGGTCGTCCCGGCCGCGCTCGACCTCTTCCTCGTGCCCGTCGTCACCCTCCTCATCGGCGCGGCCCTGTGCATCTTCATCATCATGCCGATCTCCGCCCTCCTCATGAAGGCCCTGACCTGGCTGCTCGTCGACTTCGCCCTCAAGCAGGGCGGCATCATCGGCGGCTTCATCATGTCGACCTTCTTCCTGCCGATGGTCATGCTCGGCATCCACCAGGGCCTCACCCCCATCCACGCCGAGCTCATCGCCGACCACGGCTTCACCGAGCTGCTCCCGATCCTCGCCATGGGCGGCGCCGGCCAGGTCGGCATGGCGTGCGCCCTGTGGGCCCGCACCAGGAACGACAAGCTCCGCGGAGTCATCAAGTCCGCCCTCCCGATCGGCGTCCTCGGCATCGGCGAGCCCCTCATCTACGGCGTCTCCCTGCCGCTGGTCCGGCCCTTCCTCACCGCCTGCCTCGGCGCGGGCTTCGGAGGCGCCTTCATCGCCTTCGGCATGCAGCAGGGCTCCTTCGGCGCCGGCGCGCTCGGCCTGTCGGGCCTCCTCATGATCCCCGTCATCACGGCCGGCAAGTGGTTCTGGTACGTCGGCGGCTGGGTGATCGCCGTCGTCATGGGCGCCGTCCTCACCTACGCCTTCGGGTACCGCGAGGCCGACGCCGAGCGCGTCTTCGGCGCCGGGACCGCCTCGGACATCCTCGAGGCCGAGGGCGTGCACCGCGAGGTCATCCCCGGCACCGAGCGCTGAGGGCTCCCGGCCGCGGGTGCCGTCCCCGGGAGCGGCCCGCGGACGGCACCCGCGCCCCGGTCCTCCGGCCCACGACGTCGCCGTCGGCCCGAGCGGACCGACGGCGACGGCGCACCCCCGGAACGACGCACCCAGCCCACCACGAGGAGGACCCGTGCTCCTGTCCGTCTACGCCACCGACGACACCGCCGTCCGCGACGCCGTCCTCGACCAGGCCGCCGCCCAGGCCGAGCGCACCCTCTTCACCTCCCTCCACATGCCCGAGGCCACCGACCTCGCCGGCTGGGTGGGGTGGCTGGAGAACGCCCACTGCGAGCGCGGCGTCTCCTTCTGGGCCGACGTCGCACCGGCCGCCTTCGACCTGCTCGGCTACGGGCCCGACGACGCGGGCCGGCTGGCCGGGGCCGGCGTCGTCGGACTGCGCCTCGACTACGGCTACGGACCCGAGGAGATCGGCCGCATCGCCTCCGCCACGGGGCTGCCCGTCGCCGTCAACGCCTCTACCGCCGCCGCCGCGGAGGTCGACGCGCTCCAGGCCGTTCTCGGGGACGCCCCCGACGCCCTGGTCGGCTGGCACAACTTCTACCCGCGGCCGGGGACGGGCCTGACCGCTGAGGACCTCGTGCGGCGCTCGCGGCTCTTCACCGACCGGGGCCTGCGCGTCCTCGCCTTCGTCGCGGGGGACGTCACGCACCGCGCGCCCCTCCACCTCGGCCTGCCGACCCTCGAGGCGCACCGGCACCGCAACGCCTACGTCTGCGCCCTCGAGCTCGACGCCCTCGTGCCCGGCGTCAGCGTCGTGGGCGCCGAGGGCGTCGTCGCCGAGCAGCACCTGCGCTGGATCGCCGACGCCCTGCCCGACGGGGACGACGAGCCCGTGCTCACCCTGCCGGTCACCGACCTGCAGCCCGGCTGCGACTGGCTCCTCGACGAGTGGGACCTGCGCCCCGAGGCCGGCCCCGCCTCACGCCGCCTCACCGGCACCCGCGGCCGCGACCTGCCCGCCGGCACCGTCCCCGCCGACGCGCTCGAGGCCGGTTCCCTCCAGATGGACACTCTCGGCCGCTACTCCGGCGAGGTCCACCTCATGACCGCCACCGCACCGCTGGACGGGCAGCACCTCCGCCTCGCCGACGTCGCCGCCCCCTACCGCAGCCTGCTGGCGCACCTGGACCGCTTCGATCGCGTCCGCCTCGTGCGCGCCTGAGCCCCGCCGGCGCCCCGAGCACCTGGCACCCGCCCCGACCTCGCCCACCGCGAAGGAGCAGCCATGACCCCGCACACCGCCCGCTCGACCGCTCTCCCCGCCATCCGGCTCTCACGGCGCACCGCCATCGCGGGGGCCGCCGCCGCGGCCGCCGCCCTCACCCTGGCGCCCACGGCCGTCCCGGCGCCCTCGCCCACGAAGCGGCCCGACCGCGCCACCGGCCTCGGCAAGACCCTCCACGTCCCCGCCCGCGCCGGGCACCGCATCAAGGTCGCCCACCTGGGCGGCGGGAGGATCAAGGCCGATGTCACGAGCGACGCCTTCGGCGACGTCGTCTCCCTGCCGACGACCGGCACCGTCAGCCTCACGCTGCCCGCCCTCGACGGCCGCGGCGAGGAGGTCATCGACGTCGACGTCGAGACCGGCTCCTCCTGGTGGGTCCACGCCGGCGACCAGGGCGTCTACGGGGCCCCCGCCGCCGTGTCGGCCGACGGCTGGACCACGGACGGCGCCACCACCTGGGTGCACCAGGACGCCCTCGTCGAGGTCCTCGGCCTCTCCTTCGCCGAGCCCGCTCCGAGCGCCGCCGCCTTCGACGGGCACGCGGCCAGCGCCATCACGACCGTCGTCGTCACTCGCGGCGACGACGTCATCGAGATCGACCCCGCCGGGGGCCGCATCGGTGTCAACGTCACCGAGGACATGCGCACCACCTATGCGGACCTCTCCTACCGCGACCTCGAGGTCTGCGGCGCCGCCGACGACCTCTCCCTGTCCACCCGTACCCTGCGCGACCTCCTCGACGTGCGCGCCGACGTCGTCGACGGCGTCCTCCACCTCTCCGAGCAGGTCCGCGTCGCCCGGGACACCGTCACGGGCATGCGCAAGACCTCCGTCGCGGCGCTCGGCCTGTCCGAGGACGGGCTGGCCGATCTCAACGCCTACCTCGACGCCCAGGTCGCCGAGGGCTTCCCCTCCGCCGCCGCCGTCGTCACCCGCCACGGCAAGCGCGTCCACGAGTACGCCACCGGCTGGGCCAGGAAGTACTCGACGACGACGCTGCCCGACGGCACCATCGAGCCCGCCGAGCTGCTCCCGGCCGCGCAGTGGCAGCCGACGAGCACCGGCACCCTGTACGACCTCGCGTCCAACTCCAAGATGTACGCGACCAACTACGCCGTCATGATGCTCGTCAGCCAGGGGCTGCTCGACCTCGACCGCACTATCCGGTCGTTCCCCGGGTGGGAGGCCTTCTCCGACGCCTCCACCGTCTACACCGGCAAGTGGACCGTCGGCGACGGCATCGACGCCGAGCACACGGGCAAGGACACGCTCACCGTGCGCGACGTCCTCCACCACGAGGGCGGCATGCTCCCCGACCCGATGTACCACTCGGCGAAGGTCGCCGGCGAGCTCTACTACCAGAACACCTCCGACCCCTCCGACCGCGCCGGCATCATCGACACCATCTGCCGCACCCCGCTGGCTCAGGCCCCGCGGACCGGCTACATCTACTCCGACGTCGACTTCATGATCCTCGGCCTCCTCGTCGAGCAGGTCACCGGGCAGCGCCTGGACGACTACCTCGAGAACGGCCTCTACGCGGCCATGGGCCTCGAGGCGACCGTGTACAACCCGCTGAGCAAGGGCTTCGCCGCGACCGACTGCGCCGCCACCGAGCTCAACGGGAACACCCGCGACGGCGGCGTCGACCTCGGCACCGCCCCCGACGGCGAGCCCGCCTACATCCGCCGCTGCACCCTCCAGGGCGAGGTCCACGACGAGAAGGCGTACTACACGCTCGCGGGCGTCGCGGGGCACGCCGGCCTCTTCTCGACCCTCTCCGACATGTCCGCGCTCAACCAGGTCATGGTCAACGAGGGCGTCTACGCCGGGCAGCGGTGGATGGACCGCGACGTCGTCGCCGAGTTCGTCGCCACCTACGGGGACACCCCCCAAGGCCGCCTCGACCTCGACCCACGGGCTCGGCTGGCGCGTGAGCCCGCCGAAGGGCGACACCTACTGGTACTTCAGCTGGGGGCCGTCCCGCACGGCGATCGGGCACACGGGCTGGACCGGCACCCTCACCGTCATCGACCCGCAGCGCGACCTCACCGTCACCCTCCTCACCAACCAGCGCCACTCACCGGTGCGGACCCCGGGGGAGAACGACTTCGAGGCCGCCGAGATGGAGCTGAGCGACTACGTGCCGGTCGTCGGCCGCGTCTACCAGGCGCTGCGAAGCGCCTGACGCCCGTACCCTGGGCCCATGAGCGAGTACTTCGTGGGACGCGGCGAGAACGGGAACGACGCGGGCGGCGACCCCCTCGAGCCCCCGGTCCCCGGCCTGCCCCCCGAGGCCGATGACGCCGCCGTGGCGGGAGCCGCCGGTCCCGCCGAGCCCGAGCACGTCCGCTTCGGCATTCCCTTCAACGGCGTGGTCCCCGTCTGGCACGACGGCACCGAGATCACCTGGCACCGCCCCGCCGACGGCACCGACCCCGCGAACCTCCTCGGCCTCGGCGACGTCGAGACCGAGCCCGGCCCCTCGCCGACACCGGAGGGCTGGTCCGAGCGCGTCGAGACCGGCACCCTCGTCCCCGCCGGGTGGGCGGACGACCCCGCCGCCGCGGGCCTCAACTCGGCCACGGATGGCCCCGTCCTGCGCCTCCACCCCGCCCAGCCGACGGGCCGGCGCGCCGGTGCCGTCGAGCGCGGGGCGGGTGCCGTCCTCCCGCTGGGGCCCGCCGTCAGCGTCGAGGAGGCCATGGGCGCCACCGCCGGCGACTTCGACATCATCGGCTTCTCCGTGCACGTCGCCCGCCTCATGCTGCGCGCCGCCCGCGACGGAGCGATCCTCCTGCTCACCCTGCGCGCCCCCCGTGACCCCGAGGCGCACCACCTGCTCTCCGCACCGAGCGAGGTCGACGCCGAGGGCGTCATGCGCTTCCACCTGGGCACGCTCCTCGAGGTGGAGACCGGCGCCTGGTCGCAGGCCACCCACCGCGACGGCATGGCCCTGCTCGACCTCGAGGTCCCCTACGACTCGCTCCTCACCGGCGCGGGGCCGGCCGCCGAGCAGGGGCTCGACGTCGAGAGGCTCGTCGCCCTGGCCCAGCCGGTCGTCGACGCCGTGCTCGCCCCCGGCTTCCCCTTCGCGCTCGGCGCCTCCTTCATCCTGCCGACGCGCTGAGCCGCCGTCGCCGTCGGCGACCGACCCCGGGGAGGAGCCCGCCCGCCGCAGGTGGGACCAAGGGCCCAGTGGGTGCGTGCTCGTGGGCGGAGAGCGGTGTGGACCGCGCCCGGTCCGGTGCGGCGTCGTAACCTGCGACAGGACGTGCACACCACCACGGCGCATGATCACCCCATGCTCTCCGTGACCCAGACGCTCGTCGCGCAGGAGGCCTCCTCGGTCGCCCGCTCCGGCGGCATGCGCCGTCCCCTCCCTTACGTCGTCTCCTCCATGCTCGCCGGCGCCTACATCGGCATCGGCGGCACCTTCATGCTCGCCGCGGCCGGCCCCTTCAAGGCGGCCTCCAGCCCCGCCACCCCGATGGTCTCCGGCGTCGCCTTCTCCATCGGCCTGCTCCTGTGCGTCTTCGGCGGCGCCGAGCTCGGCACGAGCGCCATGATGACCTTCGCCGTCGGCGGCTTCCGCAAGGTCACCGGCTGGGGCAAGGGCCTGGCCGCGCTCGTCGTCATGCTGCTGGGCAACCTCGCCGGCGCGATCCTCCTCTCCGCGATCCTGCGCGGCACCAACATCCTGGCCGCCGACACCGCAGCGGGGAAGATGCTCGCCGGCGTCGTCACCACCAAGGGCGGCCTGCCCGTGGGGACGATCTTCTTCCGCGGCATCATGTGCAACGTCCTCGTCTGCCTCACCATCTGGTGCACCACCCGCCTCGAGAACGAGGTCGCCAAGGCCGTCGCCGTCTTCTCCTTCATCGGCGCCTTCGTCGCCTGCGGCTTCGAGCACGTCGTCGCCAACATGACCTTCTTCGGCCTCGGCCTCATGTACCACGTCGACGGCGCCACCATCGGCCTCGCCGCCCGCAACCTCCTGTGGTCGGGCCTGGGCAACCTGGTGGGCGGCGCGATCTTCGTGGCCGGCGCCTACGTCCTCGCCCACCGCACCGAGGAGGGCTCCGCCGAGGAGAAGGCCGCCCTCGAGGCCGCCGCCCCGGCCCGCGTCCACTGACCCGATCGGGCTAGCCGGACGGGGCCGCCGCCGGCCCCGCCCGACCGGCCCGAACCCCGACCACCGCGCCCCGGCGCGGGAGCTCCGAGAGCCCTGCGCCGGGGCGCCGTCGTGCTCGGAGCGACGGTGGTGGGATCTGCATCTCGTGACGTGCGCTTGAAAGTGCTCCGTCGCAACTTCGCCACCGGTATGTGGACTGGTTCGTGTGCTCCGGCCACCGTGCCCATTTCGTTTCTGCTGGGCAACTTGCTGGGGGTCCGTGCTGGGCACCTGCCCTGCAGGTGGGACCGTCAATATGAGAGGTCGCGGGTCTGCAAGAAACAGTATTGACAATGCCTCGATCCTGATGGTGTCGATATAGTGGCCTGTGGGGTCGGCGGTCCGACATTGGGGCTTGAAACGTGACCTGACCCGGGCCCATTCACGTCAGACCGTCATGGCATCCTTCAGACACGCGCTTGGCGCCGAAGTTGAGCGGCTCTTCACAATTCGGGGTGTATGTGTGGTCTGAATCCGCCGGCTTCGAGGAGTGCGCGGGCGATGTAGTTGGTGAGGTTGCGGAAGCCCAGGGCCAGGCCACGCAGGTGCTCGAGGCGACCGTTCACGGCTTCGGTAGGTCCGTTGCTCGTGCGCGGCCGGTCGAAGTATGCCAGGACGTCGCAGGCGCGTCTGGTCAGGGTGGGGCCGAGCTTGCGCAGTTCTACCAACGCCTCAGGCACACCCTCGGCGAGGGCGTCGATCACGGGACTCATCTCCACGCGGCCAGCTGCCCTGTCGGGGTGACGGTAGGCGCAGATCATGGGCTGGTAGATCCCCCAGGTGCACTCGACTTGCACGTGCCGGTCCCCAGCGAAGAGCTTGTCAAGGCGCTCGTGCTGGCGGTCGGTGAGCAGGTCAGCCCCGGTGCGCAGGGTCGGCCGCGCGGTGTAGAGCGGGTCGCCCTTGCGTCCGCGGTGTCCGTGCAGTTCCTGCTGGACCCGGCGGCGGCACTCATCGAGAGCGTCCCCGGCCAACCGGATGACGTGGAAGGGATCCATAACCGTCACGGCGTGCGCCAGCTCCTCGGTGGTGGCGGTCTTGAAGCCCGCGAACCCATCCATGGCCACGACCTCGATCCCATCGCGCCAAGCCTGGTCCCGCTCGGCCAGCCAGTCCTTGAACGCCTTCTTCGACCGGCCTTCGACCACGTCCAGCAGGCGTGCCGGGCCGGTGTCATCCCTGATCGGGGTGAGGTCGATGATCACGGTGACGTACTTGTCACCGCCCCGGGTGTGCCGCCACACGTGCTCATCGACCCCGACGACCTTGACACCGTCCAGGCGGGTCGGGTCCTCGATGAGCACACGCCGGCCCTCAGCCAGGACCGCGTCGTTGGCGGTGTTCCACGCCACGCCCAGTCCTTGGGCAACTCGGGCCATCGTCAGGTGGCCGACGACGATCCCGACCAGCCCCCACCACAGGCCGGCGCGGGAGATCTTGGCCCGCGGCGGCGCCGCGGCGGTGGTGTCCTGAGGCCACACGTGCGAGCACTCCTTGCAGCGGTAGCGGCGCGCGGTGAGCACCAGCGTGGTAGGGCGCCACCCGAACGGCTCGTGCGCCAACTGCCTGCTCACCGTGTCACGGGGCACGCCCTGGCAGCCGCACCGCCTGCACCAGTCGTCCGGCTCCACGACCCGGCACGTCAGCACGGACCGGTCAGGCTCGAGCAGCTGGCCGGTGACCTCCACACCGAGGCCGTCGAGGCGGGTGAAGGTAGTCAGGTGGGGCGCGTGAAGGTAGCGTCAGGCACGTCGAGGTCTTCCGGACGGGTTGTGTGAGAACTCCCATCATCGGAAGACCTCGACCCTCACCCCGACACCGACGCGCCGCCCCAGGTCGCACCACAGTTACACCCTCATCTGTGAAGAGCCGGGAAACGTGCACCCCGCGTGAGCGGGGATGATCCGGTTAAGCCCCCGCCCATTCGTGACACACCCCAGTGCACCCCGCGTGAGCGGGGATGATCCGCGTCACCGGTGGTCGGGTTGTCGATGTGCCACGTGCACCCCGCGTGAGCGGGGATGATCCGTCGATCTGAATGGAGGCCTCGCGCACCTTCGGGTGGCTGTGTCAAGCTAACCCGGCCCCGGAATGACGGCCTCAATTGGCTCCACCCCGTTACGTGCGGACAGGATCCGTTCGGGATCGGATAGCGGACACCTACCCGCCCGGTTTCGAAGCGAGCCAGCAGGCCCGTGGCACGCGCGTGGGGTTGCGTGCCATGGGGTTGGTGTCAGTGCTGGGGCGGAAAGCGCCTCTTGACGACCCCGCGGGTCACGCCCTTCCAGTCGGTGTTGTCGGTGGCGATGGTGCCCCGTGTGGTGTCCCTGTAGCCGGCCTCGTCGATGTGGGTGGCCTGGCGCGTGGTGTAGTTCCACGGCGCGCCGCTGGCTTCGGAGGTTCGCGTGGCAGCCGCTTCGGGGGCGGGCTCTTGGCGCTCGGGCTGGACGGCCGACGCTTCGGCCTTGGGCTGGACGGCGGGCGCGGGGGTCTGCGGGGTGAACGGGCTGCGTCCTGTGTCGATGGTGTAGCCGTCGACGGAGGTGTAGCCGCGCATGGTTCCTTCCTGGGTTGATCGTTCTAGCGAATGGGTTGGGGTTGGACGTTCGCGGGGGCGGTCGCCCGGGGTCGTGTGGTTGGCCGGGTCACTGGGTGGGTGGTGTGGTGATGGGCGCTCCTGTGGGGGTGAGAAGGCTGGTCAGTGCTGGCTGTCGACGGGGTAGTGTTTGCGCAGCCAGAGGCTGATGTAGACGAGTCCGATGAGTGCCGGGACCTCGATCAGGGGGCCGACGACGCCGGCGAGGGCTTGGCCGGAGGTGACACCGAAGGTGGAGATGGCGACGGCGATGGCGAGTTCGAAGTTGTTGCCGGCGGCGGTGAAGGCGAGGGTGGTGGTGCGTTCGTAGCCCAGGTGCAGACTCCGTCCGAGCAGGTGGCCGATGCCCCACATGACCGCGAAGTAGACCAGGAGCGGCAGGGCGATGCGGACGACGTCGAGGGGGCGGCTGGTGATCTGTTCGCCCTGCAGGGCGAACAGCACGACGACGGTGAACAGAAGCCCGTACAGCGCCCAGGGGCCGATCTTCGGCAGGAAGCTGTGCTCGTAGGTTTCGCGGCCCCAGGCGTTCTCGCCCAGGGTGCGGGTCAGGTATCCGGCGACCAGCGGGATGCCGAGGAAGATCAGGACGCTCTTGGCGATCTGCCAGGCGGAGACGTTCAGGCTGGTCTGCTCGAGGCCGAGCCAGGAGGGCAGGGCGGACAGGTAGAACCAGCCGAGCGCGGCGAAGGCGACGACTTGGAAGATCGAGTTGATCGCGACGAGCACGGCGGCCGCTTCGCGGTCACCGCAGGCCAGGTCGTTCCAGATGATGACCATGGCGATGCAGCGCGCGAGCCCGACGATGATCAGGCCGGTGCGGTAGGTGGGCAGGTCGGCGAGGAAGGTCCATGCCAGCGTGAACATCACCAAGGGACCGACGACCCAGTTCAGCAGCAGGCTGGAGACCAGCATGCGCCGGTCGTGGGTGACGGTCCCGAGCCGGTCGTATCGGACCTTGGCGAGCACCGGGTACATCATCACGAGCAGCCCGATGCTGATGGGCAGCGAGACGCCGTCCACCTCGACGGCGGCCAGCGCCGTGCCGATGCCGGGGACGACACGGCCCAGCAGGAGCCCGACGACCATGGCCGCGAGGATCCACACGGGCAGGTAGCGATCGAGCGTGGACAGCTGCTGCGCCACGGGCGTCCGGGTCGGTGTGGACGGTGGTTCGGTGGTGTTTACGGCCATGACTACCTCACATTGACGATCATCGATATGAACGTCCCTCATCATATAGACAACCGTCAATATGGCAAGTCACGGGGTGTTCGTCGTCGAGATTCAACCCTTTCGGGTGCGTCGGGGTGCGGCCATGGGCTAGGCCGGGTGGAGGTCACCTGTCATGGCGGGGGTGGGGATGGCTTGGCGGCGGCGTGCTGACGATTGGCCCGTCGGGGGTGTGGGCGGGTGGTGAGCGCGCGCTGAGGAACGCCCCCGGGGTTCACGCTCGGCGGGGGCGCTCATTACTGCAGGGGGTCAGGGTTGGGTGCGAGTGCTCGCTGGCTGGTGCTGGGTCACCCATGCCTGCGCGGCGATCTGGATGGCGTCCCAGGGCGAGCCCAGCGGCGGTGTGTAGGCGAGGTCGAGGTCATTGATGCCGGCCACGTCCATGCCGTGGAAGAGCGCGGTGGCGTAGGTGTCGACCCGCTTGGCGGTCCCGGTGGTCAGGTGCCCGACGAGCTGGGCACCTAGCAGCCTGCCGGTGGCGCGGTCGCCGGTGATGCGGATGGTGATGGGGTGGGATCCCGGGTAGTAGGCCTTGTGGTCGTCGGGCGCCGAGGTGGTGCTGGCGGGGTCGAACCCGGCGGCGATGGCTTCGTGCTCCCGCAGCCCGGTGCGGGCTGCGACCAGGTCGAACACCTTGAGCACCTGGGTGCCGATGCTGCCCGCGAATCGGGCGTTGCCGCCCAGCGCGTTCTCGCCGGCGACCCGTCCCTGTTTGTGGGAGGTGGTGCCCAGTGGGAGGTAGGTGGTGCCGAGCAGGCGATGGTGGGTGGCGACGC from Actinomyces radicidentis includes these protein-coding regions:
- a CDS encoding PTS transporter subunit EIIC, with the translated sequence MNYDSLSREIQRLAGGPGNVASHTNCMTRLRLNVVDQAKVDVDAIRSLDGVLGVVGGDQVQVVVGPGHAERLRQAYDAVAGDAGSAALDVNEDPELSGTAADGTTRGGSAGDEDLAASTHARVKARQTSAVQRMFRHVGNIFIPIIPGFIACGLVTAIANVWKMIDPGIAANAWFLAFAGIGSILVGALYFIVGHNTAKEFGGTPTMGFIAGGVPYMTALAGIAEVTGPDGKVTTPAVPLTIPVFGQLAPGLGGIIGVIITAWVFTLIEKQVRKVVPAALDLFLVPVVTLLIGAALCIFIIMPISALLMKALTWLLVDFALKQGGIIGGFIMSTFFLPMVMLGIHQGLTPIHAELIADHGFTELLPILAMGGAGQVGMACALWARTRNDKLRGVIKSALPIGVLGIGEPLIYGVSLPLVRPFLTACLGAGFGGAFIAFGMQQGSFGAGALGLSGLLMIPVITAGKWFWYVGGWVIAVVMGAVLTYAFGYREADAERVFGAGTASDILEAEGVHREVIPGTER
- a CDS encoding MurR/RpiR family transcriptional regulator, with the translated sequence MSTGPGAESAGVIERIRRARPGMSSTEDALAATLLEQPEGVLSATAASLARQAGVSQASVVRFARSLGYRGLPDLRLALARDLSRSSLEHERAGVAQGQIDAGDSLEDLAAKIAFHEARSIEQTVAGLDLEALDRLAARVAGRSPVTTLGVGASGLVAQDLSQKLQRIGVPCQFSADTHVQLVHAALLGEGDTAIGFSFSGRTTEVLRAMDLARGRGALTVAVVGDPGSPVARAADVVLETRARETELRAAALASRMAQLAVVDVLFARTAQLRHDDLGAALERTRAAVSGQRVGD
- a CDS encoding MupG family TIM beta-alpha barrel fold protein, whose amino-acid sequence is MLLSVYATDDTAVRDAVLDQAAAQAERTLFTSLHMPEATDLAGWVGWLENAHCERGVSFWADVAPAAFDLLGYGPDDAGRLAGAGVVGLRLDYGYGPEEIGRIASATGLPVAVNASTAAAAEVDALQAVLGDAPDALVGWHNFYPRPGTGLTAEDLVRRSRLFTDRGLRVLAFVAGDVTHRAPLHLGLPTLEAHRHRNAYVCALELDALVPGVSVVGAEGVVAEQHLRWIADALPDGDDEPVLTLPVTDLQPGCDWLLDEWDLRPEAGPASRRLTGTRGRDLPAGTVPADALEAGSLQMDTLGRYSGEVHLMTATAPLDGQHLRLADVAAPYRSLLAHLDRFDRVRLVRA
- the murQ gene encoding N-acetylmuramic acid 6-phosphate etherase, which produces MADPTSDPAAAPAGDSDSVARLHLSTTEQRNPASADLDRMSALEIVQVMNAEDHKVADAVERALPQIARAVDAVVAGIRAGGRLIYMGAGTSGRLGVLDAAECPPTFRTDPDLVVGLIAGGEGAMFRAVEGAEDFAELGASDLDELGLTDRDTVVGIAASGRTPYVIGGLDRARELGAATVSVACNTGAAVSQHAQIAIEVDNGPEVVTGSSRLKSGTSQKLILNMISTAAMVRLGKVYGNLMVDVAPTNTKLVDRAERIVVAATGCSREQAREALAAADGHAKTAIVMVVRGLDADAARAALDEAEGFVRTAVEAGGTSDGGPDVPDDAA
- a CDS encoding formate/nitrite transporter family protein; this translates as MLSVTQTLVAQEASSVARSGGMRRPLPYVVSSMLAGAYIGIGGTFMLAAAGPFKAASSPATPMVSGVAFSIGLLLCVFGGAELGTSAMMTFAVGGFRKVTGWGKGLAALVVMLLGNLAGAILLSAILRGTNILAADTAAGKMLAGVVTTKGGLPVGTIFFRGIMCNVLVCLTIWCTTRLENEVAKAVAVFSFIGAFVACGFEHVVANMTFFGLGLMYHVDGATIGLAARNLLWSGLGNLVGGAIFVAGAYVLAHRTEEGSAEEKAALEAAAPARVH